A part of Octopus sinensis unplaced genomic scaffold, ASM634580v1 Contig10057, whole genome shotgun sequence genomic DNA contains:
- the LOC118761168 gene encoding uncharacterized protein LOC118761168: MIDDKLRAYSRMDVYHMVDPLEKWPKENNSHKLTLTLKVDEERAKKEKKAEKEKLDLMVKNCCREVIYDIGCCTLHIRRLTLNDCERLGLLVKTTASELADSIPDSGHRFAMSVAASIVNPFFAKREVTDGLSYVALLKNVIDQPDKQQISDKLKEIADKVFNRGDCSLRVLAELMSWKYLHGEIREKGGAYGAGALMNGPVFCFHSYRWGIFNISEIPTTWRHLMSSRNQSIGFWRRTRSQSRTLWRLNWPYSKRYGRWVYSSLMLPCHQARGETVCSVRVSTTTCFNKLAKMYLPPLRKS; encoded by the exons ATGATTGACGACAAATTGCGGGCTTATTCCAGGATGGATGTGTACCACATGGTCGACCCGCTCGAGAAGTGGCCAAAGGAG AACAACTCCCACAAGCTGACTCTCACTTTGAAAGTCGACGAAGAAAGggcaaaaaaggagaaaaaagcggaaaaggaAAAACTCGATTTGATGGTTAAGAATTGCTGCAGAGAAGTGATCTACGACATTGGTTGCTGCACATTGCACATTCGTAG ACTTACTTTGAATGATTGCGAGAGACTCGGCCTTTTGGTCAAAACTACTGCGAGCGAACTGGCAGATTCGATTCCCGATTCGGGGCATCGATTTGCCATGTCCGTCGCCGCCTCCATCGTCAATCCTTTCTTTGCCAAGAGAGAGGTCACTGACGGTCTCTCTTACGTCGCCCTCCTCAAGAATGTGATCGACCAGCCCGACAAACAACAAATTTCAGACAAGTTGAAAGAAATTGCGGACAAAGTCTTTAATCGCGGGGATTGCAG TTTGAGGGTGCTCGCAGAATTGATGTCGTGGAAATATCTCCACGGAGAGATTAGAGAGAAGGGGGGAGCCTACGGGGCGGGGGCACTCATGAATGGTCCTGTCTTCTGCTTCCATTCATATCGGTGGgggatattcaatatttcagagATCCCAACAACCTGGAGACATTTGATGTCTTCGAGAAATCAGTCGATTGGGTTTTGGCGAAGGACTCGTTCTCAGAGCAGGACCTTATGGAGGCTAAATTGGCCGTATTCCAAAAGGTATGGACGGTGGGTTTACTCTAGCTTGATGCTCCCGTGTCACCAGGCAAGAGGGGAAACCGTCTGTTCAGTCAGGGTATCGACGACGACA